In Miscanthus floridulus cultivar M001 chromosome 8, ASM1932011v1, whole genome shotgun sequence, the sequence agtaaccctaatgaccaacaaataactaaccctaatgacacctacaataaacaaataaccctaatgaccaaaataactagaaaccaaactaacctaacatgttcatcacataaaacagttaaacaacaatgcacgcAATCATCcttagccatacattttgcaaatgaaaacacaaatataccaaatcaccaaacaaccatgattccacatgattagggacaatgtaagcacatctacgcggatagaatggaggaggggagggaccattacctcgaggaagcttcgggagtcgagatcgtggcaccgggggtcgattttgggggttagggtttgctggcggcgcgggggagaagagaaagagagggaggccggcggtttcagaatgaagggaggaagaaggggcctcggcgtggcctaaagggtccagacctcggcgttgagtcgggtcacgccgaggtctggaggctcggcgttaagtgacccaacgccgagctgctgggccaccgtgctttgttgggccgcctgggccgcgctccggatggggccagagctcggcgctcagtccgaccgcgccgaggttgggtacttggcgtcggctgacacgacgccgacgtctcggacccacgcgccaacgtgtcgacgacgaccccggtcttccgtgacgtggcagtacctcggcgttgagtgacacgacgccgagcctcatatctcggcgtcatgtgctaagacgcctaaaaatggtctattttcagaaaatattttggcgttggtatttttctaaaaattattttcaaaagaaaccaaaatacgaaaatttcaccCGCTTCGCCGGCCGCGCGCCGTCGTCCCCGCCCTCCTCGCGCAGCACCGGCTCCGGAAGGTGCAGTTCCATGCTGACGTGGTAGTACTCGGGCCACGCCTCGCCCACGGTGGCCTCCAGCGCGCCGCGCACGTGCTCCATGCGCTCTGCCGTGTAGTCCTCCTGCCGAAGGATGCCCACGTCGACGACCACCTGGAGGTGCGTGGATTGCGGCGGGATGGCCTTGGCGTTGATGACCGCCGGCGCCGCCAGGCTCGACCACAGGTCCCCGAGTTCCCGGCGGAAGAGGCCAGGGTAGATCAGTGGGCCAAGAGACGAACGGGCCCACGCCAGAGCGCTCTCCATGTCCCCGGCGGCCGGGACGGCGAACCGCAGCCAGTGCAGCCTCGTCCTCCTGCACGCCTCCACGCCGCGGCGCCCGCTCCATGTCCTCGAGAACCGGGTGTAGCGGTACAACACGAGGATCTCCTTATTCCCATCTTGGCTCCCGGTCCCAGCCGCGATCCGCATCAATCCCGCGGTGTTCTTGACGGCGGCGAACTGTGGTGGCCCAAGGAACTCCCCATCGGGCACGACGACCCCGGCCGGCGCGTCGACAAGCGCGATGTTGTTCCACGCCTTGCTGCTCTCCGCGGCTGCCTCTCCGTCACCGGCCTTGCGCGGATGACGATCTTGCTCGTCTTCGCCGTTATCGCTGTCGTATCGCCCCGCCATgtcctcctcggtgaggggctcgtACTCCACTGGCACCTCCTGTA encodes:
- the LOC136472093 gene encoding uncharacterized protein isoform X1; translation: MAGRYDSDNGEDEQDRHPRKAGDGEAAAESSKAWNNIALVDAPAGVVVPDGEFLGPPQFAAVKNTAGLMRIAAGTGSQDGNKEILVLYRYTRFSRTWSGRRGVEACRRTRLHWLRFAVPAAGDMESALAWARSSLGPLIYPGLFRRELGDLWSSLAAPAVINAKAIPPQSTHLQVVVDVGILRQEDYTAERMEHVRGALEATVGEAWPEYYHVSMELHLPEPVLREEGGDDGARPAKRTIFRRLST
- the LOC136472093 gene encoding uncharacterized protein isoform X2, which produces MAGRYDSDNGEDEQDRHPRKAGDGEAAAESSKAWNNIALVDAPAGVVVPDGEFLGPPQFAAVKNTAGLMRIAAGTGSQDGNKEILVLYRYTRFSRTWSGRRGVEACRRTRLHWLRFAVPAAGDMESALAWARSSLGPLIYPGLFRRELGDLWSSLAAPAVINAKAIPPQSTHLQVVVDVGILRQEDYTAERMEHVRGALEATVGEAWPEYYHVSMELHLPEPVLREEGGDDGARPAKRAS